One genomic region from Burkholderia latens encodes:
- a CDS encoding aldehyde dehydrogenase family protein has protein sequence MQTVSMLIGGERRHSSSGVTFLRRNPLDGDVASSAPACTVDDARAAADAAACAFPEWAALGPGARRALLLKAAAALEAKHEQFVAAMAAETGASALWAGFNVQLAASGLVEAASLTTQIGGELIPSDVPGSLAMGVRQPAGVVLGIAPWNAPVILAARALALPLACGNTVVLKGSELCPVTHGLIVEALHEAGLPPGVVNFVTNAPEDAGTVVDALIAHPAVRRVNFTGSTRVGRIVAQACAQYLKPAVLELGGKAPFVVLDDADLDAAVAAAAFGAFANSGQICMSTERIVVDEAIADAFVAKLAARASSLPLGDPRDGPVVLGSLIDTNAVERCNALIDDALAHGATLVCGGKSGSTLFPATLLDHVTPAMRIYAEESFGPVKPIVRVAGEAAAIRCANDNAFGLASAVFSRDVARAMRVAARIESGICHVNGPTVHDEAQMPFGGVKESGFGHFGGKAGIAAFTDLRWITVQTAPRHYPF, from the coding sequence ATGCAAACCGTATCGATGCTGATCGGCGGCGAACGCCGCCATTCGTCCAGCGGAGTGACGTTCTTGCGCCGCAATCCGCTCGACGGAGACGTCGCGTCGTCGGCGCCCGCGTGCACGGTCGACGATGCGCGCGCGGCGGCCGACGCGGCGGCATGCGCGTTTCCCGAATGGGCCGCGCTCGGCCCCGGCGCGCGCCGCGCGCTGTTGCTGAAAGCGGCCGCTGCGCTCGAAGCGAAGCACGAGCAGTTCGTGGCCGCGATGGCGGCCGAAACCGGCGCGTCCGCGCTGTGGGCCGGTTTCAACGTTCAGCTGGCCGCCAGCGGGCTCGTCGAGGCCGCATCGCTGACCACGCAGATCGGCGGCGAGCTGATTCCGTCCGACGTGCCCGGCTCGCTCGCGATGGGTGTGCGGCAGCCGGCCGGCGTCGTGCTCGGCATCGCGCCGTGGAACGCGCCGGTGATCCTCGCGGCGCGTGCGCTCGCGCTGCCGCTCGCCTGCGGCAACACGGTCGTGCTGAAGGGCTCCGAACTGTGTCCGGTCACGCACGGATTGATCGTCGAGGCGCTGCATGAGGCCGGGTTGCCGCCGGGTGTCGTCAACTTCGTCACGAACGCGCCCGAGGATGCGGGCACCGTGGTCGACGCGCTGATCGCCCATCCGGCCGTGCGGCGCGTGAATTTCACCGGTTCGACGCGCGTCGGGCGGATCGTCGCGCAAGCGTGCGCGCAGTACCTGAAACCGGCGGTGCTCGAACTCGGCGGGAAGGCGCCGTTCGTCGTGCTCGACGACGCGGATCTCGACGCGGCGGTCGCGGCCGCCGCATTCGGTGCGTTCGCGAATTCCGGGCAGATCTGCATGTCGACCGAGCGGATCGTCGTCGACGAAGCAATTGCCGACGCATTCGTCGCGAAGCTTGCCGCCCGCGCGTCGTCGCTGCCGCTCGGCGACCCGCGCGACGGCCCCGTCGTGCTCGGCTCGCTGATCGACACGAATGCCGTCGAACGCTGCAACGCGCTGATCGACGATGCGCTCGCGCACGGCGCGACGCTCGTGTGCGGCGGCAAGTCGGGCAGCACGCTATTCCCGGCGACGCTGCTCGACCATGTGACGCCCGCGATGCGCATCTACGCGGAGGAATCGTTCGGGCCGGTGAAGCCGATCGTGCGCGTCGCCGGCGAAGCGGCCGCGATCCGGTGCGCGAACGACAACGCGTTCGGGCTCGCGTCGGCCGTGTTCAGCCGCGATGTGGCGCGCGCGATGCGCGTGGCCGCGCGGATCGAATCGGGCATCTGCCACGTGAACGGTCCGACCGTCCACGACGAGGCGCAGATGCCGTTCGGCGGCGTGAAGGAAAGCGGCTTCGGCCATTTCGGCGGCAAGGCCGGCATCGCCGCGTTCACGGACCTGCGCTGGATCACCGTGCAGACCGCGCCGCGTCATTACCCGTTCTGA
- a CDS encoding ketopantoate reductase family protein — MRIAILGAGAMGSLFGALLAERGEAVTLIDVNDAHLDAIRRDGLRIDDDRGERRVRALQAVRPEAANAAACAAPDTSFDLLIVFTKSLHTRTALNGVRALLTPRTSVLTLQNGLGNVETLSAFVPLECILVGVTTWPADFAGPGHIRSHGAGTIRMMTADGAARPFAAAVADVLSRAGLACSLDADVWAAIWEKVAFNAALNTLCAATGCTVDQLACVPDGPRLALAIAAETAAVARAKGIAVDGARIARNVEHAIHAHRGHRPSMLQDVLAGRRTEIDAINGQVVAAARETGVAVPHADTLLALVRLIDARRD; from the coding sequence ATGAGGATCGCGATTCTGGGCGCCGGTGCGATGGGTTCGCTGTTCGGCGCGCTGCTCGCCGAGCGCGGCGAAGCGGTCACGTTGATCGACGTGAACGATGCGCATCTCGATGCGATCCGGCGCGACGGCTTGCGCATCGACGACGATCGCGGCGAACGCCGCGTCCGCGCGTTGCAGGCCGTCCGGCCCGAAGCGGCGAACGCGGCGGCGTGCGCGGCGCCCGACACATCGTTCGACCTGCTGATCGTGTTCACGAAGTCGCTGCACACGCGTACCGCGCTCAACGGCGTGCGCGCTTTGCTTACGCCGCGCACGTCGGTGCTGACGCTGCAGAACGGGCTCGGCAATGTCGAGACGCTGAGCGCGTTCGTGCCGCTCGAATGCATTCTGGTCGGCGTCACGACATGGCCGGCCGATTTCGCCGGGCCCGGCCACATACGATCGCACGGTGCGGGCACGATCCGCATGATGACGGCCGACGGTGCAGCGCGCCCGTTCGCAGCAGCCGTGGCCGACGTGCTGTCGCGTGCCGGGCTTGCGTGCTCGCTTGATGCGGATGTGTGGGCCGCGATCTGGGAGAAGGTCGCATTCAACGCGGCACTGAACACGCTGTGCGCGGCGACGGGCTGCACGGTCGATCAGCTCGCCTGTGTGCCCGACGGGCCACGGCTTGCGCTCGCGATCGCGGCGGAAACGGCTGCCGTCGCGCGCGCGAAAGGGATCGCCGTGGACGGCGCGCGCATCGCACGCAACGTCGAGCATGCGATTCATGCGCACCGCGGTCACCGGCCGTCGATGCTGCAGGACGTGCTCGCCGGGCGCCGCACCGAGATTGACGCGATCAACGGCCAGGTCGTCGCAGCCGCACGCGAGACGGGCGTCGCGGTGCCGCACGCGGACACGCTGCTTGCACTGGTGAGGCTGATCGACGCGCGGCGCGACTGA